One genomic region from Hyalangium ruber encodes:
- a CDS encoding alkaline phosphatase PhoX, with protein MKWLSFEDVGFARTDAEKHKVRASTKANVNGREVSIGFTTLLRGRQDPSRPERQCDLANSPATCMGVLLSASGQPLRDDAGAVVVSTAHDNTTLQKVGDKIFMVNSTESIPAAMFVTTLAQDPATGALSATATRALDTSPIDGFWYSCAGSKSPWGSHLASEEFPVDARFMQERTSWADLRTRATSPTFPEFKLAAQYWGVNLEDANQDGTPDGDIADFKAVFSPYFYGFAVEATVAENGQATLKKHYAMGRHSMELPLVMPDNKTVLLTDDGTNVTLSMFVADTAGDLSAGTLYVMRAYQTTPAGSKDFIADVDWVNLGHATNDQVRALLHPPAGTPRITFSDIFETEAPNAGACPTEGFKPVRGANSETLECIKLRPGMELAASRLETRRYANYLGATTELNKEEGMTYDPDSHTLYVALSDISKGMGGQTGGDDHINVATNLCGGVFGLNVGPWMNASGTVVTNYAPLNWYPVLVGVPQTYTAGSPYVGNTCSVNGLANPDNLAYLRGYNTLIIGEDTGSGHQNDAIWSFNTVTRKLTRIMTTPFGAETTAPGWFPDINGYGYLTAVVQHPYGESDANRLTEPEATGRESWVGVVGPFPALK; from the coding sequence ATGAAGTGGCTCTCGTTCGAGGACGTGGGCTTTGCCCGCACCGACGCCGAGAAGCACAAGGTACGCGCCTCGACCAAGGCCAACGTCAACGGTCGCGAGGTCTCCATCGGCTTCACCACGCTGCTGCGCGGTCGCCAGGATCCCTCCCGCCCCGAGCGCCAGTGTGATCTCGCCAACAGCCCCGCCACCTGTATGGGCGTGCTCCTGTCCGCCTCCGGCCAGCCCCTGCGCGATGACGCGGGCGCGGTCGTCGTCTCCACCGCCCACGACAACACCACCCTGCAGAAGGTCGGCGACAAGATCTTCATGGTCAACTCGACCGAGTCGATCCCCGCCGCGATGTTCGTGACCACCCTCGCGCAGGATCCGGCGACTGGCGCCCTCTCGGCCACCGCCACGCGCGCCCTGGACACCTCGCCCATCGATGGCTTCTGGTACTCGTGCGCCGGCTCGAAGTCGCCCTGGGGCTCGCACCTGGCCTCCGAGGAGTTCCCCGTCGACGCCCGCTTCATGCAGGAGCGCACCAGCTGGGCCGACCTGCGCACCCGGGCCACCTCGCCCACCTTCCCCGAGTTCAAGCTCGCCGCCCAGTACTGGGGCGTGAACCTCGAGGACGCCAACCAGGACGGCACCCCGGATGGGGACATCGCGGACTTCAAGGCGGTGTTCTCGCCCTACTTCTACGGCTTCGCGGTGGAGGCCACCGTGGCCGAGAACGGCCAGGCCACGCTCAAGAAGCACTACGCCATGGGGCGCCACTCCATGGAGCTGCCCCTCGTGATGCCGGACAACAAGACCGTGCTGCTGACGGATGACGGCACCAACGTGACGCTCTCCATGTTCGTCGCCGACACCGCGGGCGACCTGAGCGCGGGCACGCTGTACGTCATGCGCGCGTACCAGACGACGCCCGCCGGCAGTAAGGACTTCATCGCCGACGTCGACTGGGTCAACCTCGGCCACGCGACGAACGACCAGGTCCGCGCGCTGCTCCACCCGCCCGCGGGCACCCCGCGCATCACCTTCTCCGACATCTTCGAGACGGAGGCGCCGAACGCGGGCGCCTGCCCGACGGAGGGCTTCAAGCCGGTGCGCGGCGCGAACTCGGAGACGCTCGAGTGCATCAAGCTGCGGCCGGGCATGGAGCTGGCGGCCTCGCGGCTCGAGACGCGCCGCTACGCCAACTACCTGGGCGCCACCACCGAGCTGAACAAGGAGGAGGGCATGACCTATGACCCCGACTCCCACACGCTCTACGTCGCGCTGAGCGACATCTCCAAGGGCATGGGCGGGCAGACGGGTGGCGATGACCACATCAACGTCGCCACCAACCTGTGCGGCGGTGTCTTCGGCCTGAACGTGGGCCCGTGGATGAACGCCAGCGGCACCGTGGTGACCAACTACGCGCCCCTGAACTGGTACCCCGTGCTCGTGGGCGTGCCGCAGACCTACACGGCCGGCAGCCCGTACGTGGGCAACACGTGCAGCGTCAACGGCCTCGCCAACCCGGACAACCTGGCCTACCTGCGCGGGTACAACACGCTGATCATCGGCGAGGACACCGGCTCCGGGCACCAGAACGACGCCATCTGGTCGTTCAACACCGTCACCCGCAAGCTCACGCGCATCATGACGACGCCCTTCGGCGCGGAGACGACCGCGCCGGGCTGGTTCCCGGATATCAACGGCTACGGCTACCTGACGGCCGTCGTCCAGCACCCCTATGGCGAGAGCGACGCCAACCGCCTCACGGAGCCCGAGGCGACCGGCCGTGAGAGCTGGGTGGGCGTCGTCGGTCCGTTCCCGGCGTTGAAGTAG
- a CDS encoding DUF192 domain-containing protein, giving the protein MTHTCFRGLLAALLLLACQAPEAEGKPPAAPRPAPTDVTDKDYEMPPLPRAYVRLKDAFGGVHRVEVEVVATPLSRQRGLMWRTELAAGKGMLFLFPVEEVQSFWMRNTLIPLDILFINTKNQVVGIIERAEPKTTTPRSVGIPSQFVLEVPGGWCQSVGITKGGTVEFEGVSAIPIIP; this is encoded by the coding sequence ATGACGCACACCTGCTTTCGCGGCCTGCTGGCCGCGCTGTTGCTCCTGGCCTGCCAGGCACCCGAGGCCGAGGGCAAGCCGCCGGCCGCTCCACGCCCTGCGCCCACGGATGTCACGGACAAGGACTATGAGATGCCGCCGCTGCCGCGAGCGTACGTGCGCCTGAAGGACGCCTTCGGTGGGGTCCACCGGGTGGAGGTGGAGGTGGTCGCCACGCCGCTCTCCCGCCAGCGCGGGCTCATGTGGCGCACGGAGCTGGCCGCCGGCAAGGGCATGCTCTTCCTCTTCCCCGTGGAGGAGGTGCAGAGCTTCTGGATGCGCAACACGCTCATCCCCCTGGACATCCTCTTCATCAACACGAAGAACCAGGTGGTGGGCATCATCGAGCGGGCCGAGCCGAAGACGACCACCCCGCGCTCGGTGGGGATACCCAGCCAGTTCGTGCTGGAGGTACCCGGCGGCTGGTGCCAGTCGGTGGGCATCACCAAGGGCGGCACGGTGGAGTTCGAGGGTGTCTCCGCGATCCCCATCATCCCCTGA
- a CDS encoding TIGR02266 family protein yields the protein MPEQKTGPEQRQQTRVPIELKVDYKKLNSFFADYTKNISKGGTFIKTKKPLPIGTRFLFKLTVPQREEPFELLGEVVWSKGDAEEPGMGIRFIYSNDSQRSEFEAVVEKLMADSLGQDLTEKLLNKPLQS from the coding sequence ATGCCCGAACAGAAGACCGGTCCAGAGCAGCGCCAACAGACGCGCGTGCCCATCGAGCTGAAGGTGGACTACAAGAAGCTCAACTCGTTCTTCGCCGACTACACGAAGAACATCTCCAAGGGTGGCACCTTCATCAAGACGAAGAAGCCGCTGCCCATTGGCACGCGCTTCCTCTTCAAACTGACGGTGCCCCAGCGCGAGGAGCCCTTCGAGCTGCTGGGCGAAGTGGTCTGGTCCAAGGGGGATGCCGAGGAGCCGGGCATGGGCATCCGTTTCATCTACAGCAACGACTCGCAGCGCTCCGAGTTCGAGGCCGTCGTCGAGAAGCTGATGGCCGACAGCCTGGGACAGGACCTGACCGAGAAGCTGCTCAACAAGCCCCTCCAATCATGA
- a CDS encoding YybH family protein, giving the protein MTFRALLIVPLLLAAACTPRRIPGTELADTEDTRAILAVMERYRSALEAKDAKAIQTLVSKNFREDGGTETTDDDLTYENLDEHLSNLFQRLDNPKVELSIRRVDVQDEQATAIYYWNASWKLPSLTNRGQNDSELEQMLFQRQDGEWKIVSGI; this is encoded by the coding sequence ATGACCTTCCGAGCCCTTCTCATCGTTCCCCTGCTGCTGGCTGCGGCTTGCACTCCCCGGCGCATCCCGGGCACCGAGCTCGCCGACACCGAGGACACGCGCGCCATCCTCGCCGTGATGGAGCGCTACCGCAGCGCGCTGGAGGCCAAGGACGCCAAGGCCATCCAGACGCTGGTGTCCAAGAACTTCCGCGAGGACGGCGGCACCGAGACGACGGACGACGATCTCACGTACGAGAACCTGGACGAGCACCTGTCCAACCTCTTCCAGCGGCTGGACAACCCCAAGGTGGAGCTGAGCATCCGCCGGGTGGACGTGCAGGACGAGCAGGCCACCGCCATCTACTACTGGAACGCGAGCTGGAAGCTGCCCTCGCTGACCAACCGGGGCCAGAACGACTCCGAGCTGGAGCAGATGCTCTTCCAGCGCCAGGACGGCGAGTGGAAGATCGTCTCGGGCATCTGA
- a CDS encoding homoserine kinase: MAVYTVLKPEAFVQVAEAFALGAVKEVVPIPEGSINTNHRVGTERGRFFVRHTTVRSAEDLRFEAALLAHLTESHFPSPTLVPTQQGKPFLELEGGRVTVFQWLAGEELKRPQVTPEHAERLGLELAKMHRITQSFGGSRDNPYSAGLVRSWLAGLKGHSDDEVSVVAEELEEHLLRADKERNHGLEPRGVIHADLFTDNVKWLADRVGAFFDFEMACRDAYGLDVAITLNAWCFDGKYQPELCRAFIRGYQDARPLAAVERENLFGHALFGAVRYTASRIRDFHLSPLPPEQLTRKDFRTYLARARALDAMGPSGLRTLLGL, encoded by the coding sequence ATGGCGGTGTACACGGTGCTGAAGCCCGAGGCGTTCGTCCAGGTGGCCGAGGCGTTCGCTCTGGGAGCCGTCAAGGAAGTCGTGCCCATCCCCGAGGGCTCCATCAACACCAACCACCGCGTGGGCACCGAGCGCGGCCGCTTCTTCGTTCGCCACACGACGGTGCGCTCCGCCGAGGATCTCCGCTTCGAGGCGGCGCTGCTCGCTCACCTCACCGAGTCCCACTTTCCCTCGCCCACCCTGGTCCCCACCCAGCAGGGCAAGCCCTTCCTGGAGCTGGAAGGAGGCCGCGTCACCGTCTTCCAGTGGCTGGCGGGCGAGGAGCTCAAGCGCCCCCAGGTGACTCCCGAGCACGCCGAGCGCCTGGGCCTGGAGCTGGCGAAGATGCACCGCATCACCCAGTCCTTCGGCGGCAGCCGGGACAACCCCTACAGCGCCGGGCTGGTGCGCAGCTGGCTGGCGGGGCTGAAGGGCCACTCGGATGACGAGGTGTCCGTCGTCGCCGAGGAGCTGGAGGAGCACCTGCTCCGGGCCGACAAGGAGCGCAACCACGGCCTGGAGCCGCGCGGCGTCATCCACGCGGACCTCTTCACCGACAACGTGAAGTGGCTGGCGGACCGGGTGGGGGCCTTCTTCGACTTCGAGATGGCGTGCCGGGACGCCTACGGGCTGGACGTGGCCATCACCCTGAACGCCTGGTGCTTCGACGGGAAGTACCAGCCGGAGCTGTGCCGCGCCTTCATCCGGGGCTACCAGGACGCGCGACCGCTGGCCGCCGTGGAGCGCGAGAACCTCTTCGGCCACGCGCTCTTCGGGGCGGTGCGCTACACCGCCAGCCGCATCCGCGACTTCCACCTGTCGCCGCTGCCGCCCGAGCAGCTCACCCGCAAGGACTTCCGCACCTACCTGGCGCGGGCGCGGGCGCTGGATGCCATGGGGCCCTCGGGCCTGCGGACGCTGCTGGGGCTCTGA
- a CDS encoding tetratricopeptide repeat protein codes for MGMADGGGVSQREGRRRESLASALVQVGLVAVLLGAAVAYVVHRGRVRQETDTRLKAAQAAAQRGNPADLQKALQELDALFTVDGDVYGAHALAADLHAELWLEHHQPGAEAKAREHLARAEALESKDVERYGAKVVRASVLLAEGKATEAEQALKTLRDRGANNPKLWLAQARTLQALGNLQGARHAYSKATEAAWKDPRFSTAYGEALLEEGLFAQAGEALGRATSANPEHLESRVTAALASLYLKQKPDDAAARTIQDVMAREAELTPSLKARALAARAELALVGGNADEALKDADAALALAPEEPYALFGRGKALAAKKDPGARAAFEAAVAKRRTAPLLYMEGAKVLQHAGDNAGALALLDAYEAVFREVQVSAGEDKTVSALERDDRYWLARGGLLDAAGRQDEALAAYDKAITVQGSSLARAKYAKGALLLARKDYPGAQAVLAEVTPDSGAGPVPEAYAAMGEVLFGLGDYATGCQHYYFALSRDRVRGVPLDQLQAKATDISKRLTTAGQANMAKAWKAEADALLK; via the coding sequence ATGGGCATGGCAGACGGCGGTGGCGTCTCGCAGCGGGAGGGCCGGCGGAGGGAGAGCCTCGCCAGCGCGCTGGTGCAGGTGGGACTGGTGGCGGTGCTGCTGGGGGCGGCGGTGGCGTACGTCGTCCACCGGGGCCGGGTACGCCAGGAGACGGACACGCGGCTGAAGGCGGCCCAGGCGGCGGCACAGCGCGGCAACCCAGCGGATCTCCAGAAGGCGCTCCAGGAGCTGGACGCGCTCTTCACGGTGGATGGGGACGTGTACGGGGCGCATGCGCTGGCCGCGGATCTCCATGCGGAGTTGTGGCTGGAGCACCACCAGCCGGGCGCGGAGGCCAAGGCGCGTGAGCACCTGGCCCGGGCCGAGGCGCTGGAGTCCAAGGATGTGGAGCGCTACGGGGCCAAGGTGGTGCGGGCCTCGGTGCTGCTGGCCGAGGGCAAGGCGACCGAGGCGGAGCAGGCGCTGAAGACGCTGCGGGATCGCGGAGCGAACAACCCGAAGCTGTGGCTGGCGCAGGCGCGCACGCTGCAGGCGCTGGGCAACTTGCAGGGCGCGAGGCATGCCTACTCGAAAGCCACGGAGGCGGCGTGGAAGGATCCGCGCTTCTCCACGGCTTATGGGGAGGCGCTGCTCGAGGAGGGGCTCTTCGCGCAGGCGGGCGAGGCGCTGGGGCGGGCCACCTCGGCCAACCCGGAGCACCTGGAGTCACGGGTGACGGCGGCGCTGGCCTCGCTGTACCTCAAGCAGAAGCCGGACGATGCGGCGGCGCGCACGATTCAGGACGTGATGGCACGCGAGGCCGAGCTGACGCCGTCGCTGAAGGCGCGCGCGCTGGCGGCCCGTGCGGAGCTGGCGCTGGTGGGTGGCAACGCGGACGAGGCGCTGAAGGACGCGGACGCGGCGCTGGCGCTGGCACCAGAGGAGCCCTACGCCCTCTTCGGCCGGGGCAAGGCGCTCGCGGCGAAGAAGGATCCGGGCGCGCGTGCGGCCTTCGAGGCGGCGGTGGCGAAGCGCCGGACGGCTCCCCTCCTTTATATGGAGGGCGCGAAGGTGCTGCAGCACGCGGGAGATAACGCGGGAGCGCTGGCGCTGCTGGACGCATACGAGGCCGTCTTCCGCGAGGTGCAGGTGTCGGCGGGAGAGGACAAGACGGTAAGCGCGCTGGAGCGGGATGATCGCTACTGGCTGGCGCGCGGCGGCCTCCTCGACGCGGCGGGCCGGCAGGACGAGGCGCTGGCGGCGTATGACAAGGCCATCACCGTGCAGGGCTCTTCGCTGGCCCGGGCCAAGTACGCCAAGGGCGCGTTGCTGCTGGCGCGCAAGGACTACCCTGGGGCGCAGGCGGTTCTGGCGGAAGTGACGCCGGACAGTGGAGCAGGCCCGGTGCCTGAGGCATATGCGGCGATGGGAGAAGTGCTCTTCGGCCTGGGCGACTACGCGACGGGCTGCCAGCACTACTACTTCGCGCTGAGCCGCGACCGCGTCCGAGGGGTGCCGCTCGATCAACTCCAGGCCAAGGCGACGGACATCAGCAAGCGGCTGACGACGGCAGGGCAGGCCAACATGGCCAAGGCCTGGAAGGCCGAAGCGGACGCCCTGCTGAAGTAA
- a CDS encoding DUSAM domain-containing protein, translating to MARLDADVDAIWNQLWELESQVHRGETLKLTEDVRDLLRSAAPTVAIHAMEAETALGSTERATELLREIRARVREGSNRLSDALHRMYSLRDAGDLDGACQQMRDLLAVEVVPLYRDIAEGQLERLAELA from the coding sequence ATGGCGCGCCTGGATGCGGACGTGGATGCGATCTGGAATCAACTCTGGGAGTTGGAGAGCCAGGTCCACCGAGGTGAAACCCTGAAGCTCACGGAGGATGTTCGCGACTTGCTGCGGAGTGCGGCTCCCACGGTGGCTATCCATGCAATGGAGGCCGAGACGGCTCTGGGCAGCACGGAACGCGCCACGGAACTGCTCCGAGAGATTCGGGCACGTGTTCGCGAGGGCTCAAACCGGTTGAGCGATGCCCTGCACCGGATGTACAGCCTTCGTGACGCAGGCGATCTCGATGGCGCGTGCCAACAGATGAGGGACCTCCTCGCTGTCGAGGTGGTCCCCCTGTACCGGGACATTGCCGAGGGACAGTTGGAACGGCTCGCGGAACTCGCGTAA
- a CDS encoding serine/threonine-protein kinase: MPSVSGTDTTASQEVRIGSWRVLRFVDKGSYGLVYRVEHTKGLPSGTYALKRAIYPGDERFAREKELLARLNHPNVPGLQDSGEWTDAQGQRFPYLVLQWVEGKTLYEWAPKGMLTSRQALRLLAQIARALQVTHLHGVHRDVKGDNVRVNEQGHAVLLDFGACGYPGARPLTDTAIPPGTELYRSPQLLRFRYKFRRSPEAHYLSRSEDDIYALGVMAYRLVTELYPPPRTEPECTDDPKRPLPARLLAPSDWASVAPVLDRLILRMLSEEPEARGTAEQLAQEMEEAAASTEPALDRPIIPDPCQVETERATRPGPPRERAHLLRPLPLVALLGMMVVLLVSRPAPHPWEPLSEPSEEPLETGRDGGSVALGSTALASALPGGVGPVELRAVSLDVPSRPLKGQKRAPCESRELVEINGGCWVHGGGLKPPCDRDWYEWEGRCYWPFMVRERPPTSEEP; this comes from the coding sequence ATGCCCTCTGTCTCTGGCACGGACACCACTGCTTCGCAGGAAGTGCGCATCGGCTCCTGGCGGGTGCTCCGATTTGTCGACAAGGGCAGCTACGGATTGGTCTACCGCGTCGAGCACACCAAGGGACTCCCTTCAGGTACCTACGCCCTGAAGCGGGCCATCTACCCGGGAGATGAGCGCTTCGCTCGAGAGAAGGAGCTGCTCGCGCGCCTCAACCACCCGAACGTGCCTGGGCTTCAGGACTCGGGGGAGTGGACTGACGCGCAAGGCCAGCGCTTTCCCTACCTCGTGCTGCAGTGGGTGGAAGGCAAGACGCTTTACGAGTGGGCGCCCAAGGGAATGCTCACCTCGCGCCAGGCGCTGCGCCTGCTGGCCCAAATCGCCCGAGCGCTCCAAGTCACCCATCTGCATGGCGTGCATCGGGATGTAAAGGGCGACAACGTCAGAGTGAATGAGCAAGGCCATGCCGTCCTACTGGACTTCGGGGCTTGCGGGTACCCCGGTGCCCGCCCCCTCACCGATACCGCCATTCCCCCGGGCACCGAGCTCTACCGCAGCCCTCAGTTGCTGCGCTTCCGTTACAAGTTCCGTAGAAGCCCCGAGGCTCACTACCTCTCCCGCTCCGAGGATGACATCTATGCCCTGGGGGTGATGGCTTACCGCCTCGTGACTGAACTCTATCCACCGCCTCGCACCGAGCCTGAATGCACGGATGATCCCAAGCGTCCGCTCCCCGCGAGGCTGCTGGCTCCGAGTGACTGGGCTTCGGTGGCTCCCGTGCTGGACCGCCTCATCCTGCGCATGCTCTCCGAGGAGCCCGAGGCGCGAGGCACCGCCGAGCAGTTGGCCCAGGAGATGGAAGAGGCTGCGGCGAGCACAGAGCCAGCCCTCGACAGGCCGATCATTCCGGACCCGTGCCAGGTGGAGACCGAGCGTGCCACCCGTCCAGGACCTCCCCGCGAGCGGGCCCATCTCCTGCGCCCTCTGCCGCTCGTAGCGCTTCTGGGGATGATGGTCGTACTCCTCGTCTCTCGCCCTGCGCCGCATCCCTGGGAACCCCTCAGCGAACCCAGCGAGGAACCTCTAGAGACAGGCAGGGATGGAGGCAGCGTGGCCCTGGGAAGCACGGCCCTGGCCTCCGCGCTGCCGGGCGGGGTCGGCCCGGTCGAACTACGCGCTGTGAGCCTCGACGTGCCCAGCCGTCCACTCAAGGGACAGAAGCGTGCCCCATGCGAGTCTCGTGAGTTGGTGGAGATCAACGGAGGCTGCTGGGTTCATGGCGGCGGACTCAAACCTCCATGCGATCGGGACTGGTACGAGTGGGAGGGGCGTTGCTACTGGCCGTTCATGGTCCGCGAGCGTCCGCCAACATCCGAAGAACCGTGA
- a CDS encoding cyclic nucleotide-binding domain-containing protein, giving the protein MSESSLRELGMDLLEERQFERGLAVFAESVRRRPADHRSRLLAARCLAELGERERAVTAYHACAEGLLKRDYLLSSMTACKLALELAPNERRLKDTLSRIYARASRNAPGRASVPPPLPPDPMFDGKVETDLMELMGEELIARAIEVLSAPDTGGAADPNSRPPLPLFADLERDAFMDLVQRMSWKSVPPGTVISQEGDAGDHLNVIVAGKAEVTRLVDGQRKTLGFLGGGSIFGELSLITGTPPTASVSATVDTEVFEVRREHLNAVARTYPSVPQVLAEFAQQRMARNMMATSPLFQQLPESERAALLGRFTFRALQPRDKALTEGELSPGLFLVLAGELVVQKDDPTGGVVSLGILREGEVAGEISLLTGVPATATVVATRKTATAFIDRTAFGELVKEYPSLKTYLEQLSERRQKMTAEALRPAEIIDADELVIEPDSAGGA; this is encoded by the coding sequence ATGAGTGAGTCGTCGCTGCGGGAACTCGGGATGGACCTGCTGGAGGAGCGCCAGTTCGAGCGCGGCCTCGCCGTGTTCGCCGAGTCCGTGCGTCGCAGGCCCGCGGATCACCGCTCGCGGCTGCTCGCGGCGCGCTGCCTGGCGGAGTTGGGAGAGCGGGAGCGCGCCGTCACTGCGTACCACGCGTGCGCCGAGGGGTTGCTCAAGCGCGACTACCTGCTGAGCTCGATGACGGCCTGCAAGCTGGCGCTGGAGCTGGCGCCCAACGAGCGCCGGCTGAAGGACACGCTCTCTCGCATCTACGCGCGCGCGTCGCGCAACGCCCCGGGCCGCGCCTCGGTGCCTCCGCCGCTGCCTCCGGATCCCATGTTCGACGGGAAGGTGGAGACGGACCTGATGGAGTTGATGGGCGAGGAGCTGATCGCCCGCGCCATCGAGGTGCTGTCGGCGCCGGACACGGGAGGCGCGGCGGATCCGAACAGCCGGCCGCCGCTGCCGCTCTTCGCGGACCTGGAGCGGGATGCCTTCATGGACCTGGTCCAGCGGATGAGCTGGAAGAGCGTTCCGCCGGGCACCGTCATCAGCCAAGAGGGGGATGCGGGTGACCACCTGAACGTGATCGTCGCCGGCAAGGCGGAGGTGACGCGGCTGGTGGACGGGCAGCGCAAGACGCTGGGCTTCCTGGGCGGCGGCTCCATCTTCGGAGAGCTGTCGCTGATTACGGGCACGCCGCCCACGGCCTCGGTGAGCGCCACGGTGGACACGGAGGTGTTCGAGGTGCGCCGTGAGCACCTCAACGCGGTGGCCCGGACGTATCCGTCGGTGCCGCAGGTGCTGGCGGAGTTCGCCCAGCAGCGCATGGCGCGCAACATGATGGCGACCTCGCCGCTGTTCCAGCAGCTGCCCGAGTCCGAGCGCGCGGCGCTGTTGGGGCGCTTCACGTTCCGGGCGCTGCAGCCGAGGGACAAGGCGCTGACCGAGGGCGAGCTGTCTCCGGGCCTGTTCCTGGTGCTGGCTGGCGAGCTGGTGGTGCAGAAGGACGATCCGACGGGTGGGGTGGTGAGCCTGGGGATCCTCCGCGAGGGCGAGGTGGCGGGGGAGATCTCCCTGCTGACGGGCGTGCCCGCGACGGCCACGGTGGTGGCCACGCGGAAGACGGCCACCGCGTTCATCGACCGCACCGCGTTCGGCGAGCTGGTGAAGGAGTATCCGTCGCTCAAGACGTACCTGGAGCAGCTCTCGGAGCGGCGGCAGAAGATGACGGCCGAGGCGCTGCGGCCCGCGGAGATCATCGACGCGGACGAGCTGGTGATCGAGCCGGACTCGGCAGGAGGGGCCTGA